In Prunus dulcis chromosome 2, ALMONDv2, whole genome shotgun sequence, a single genomic region encodes these proteins:
- the LOC117619619 gene encoding protein ABIL2-like, whose translation MGTMTTSMPVPRVASNFDEVSMHQSLLFSDSLKDLKNLRTQLYSAAEYFELSYTNDDQKHIVVETLKDYAIKALVNTVDHLGSVTYKVNDFFDEKVDEVSGTEFRVSCIEQRLRTCQEYIDHEGLSQQSSVIDTPKYHKRYILPVGETMRGANKTKSKYEGCNLDDEDEWHQFRNAVRATIRETPPPTVSKGRSPSPSPQPSQRPGVFSFTSTMPKKELEKRTVSPHRFPLLRSGSLASRPTTPNKSQSTTPNSSRPTTPNPSNARRRYPSEPRKSASMRLHAERENGREVEQYPSKSKRLLKALLSRRKSKKDDMLYTYLDEY comes from the exons ATGGGAACAATGACTACAAGTATGCCCGTCCCTCGAGTAGCATCTAATTTTGATGAGGTATCTATGCATCAGAGCTTGCTCTTCTCTGATAGTCTCAAG GATTTGAAGAATTTGAGAACACAATTATATTCAGCGGCAGAGTACTTTGAACTATCATACACAAATGATGACCAGAAACATAT AGTGGTAGAAACATTGAAGGATTATGCCATTAAAGCTCTCGTGAATACGGTGGACCATTTGGGTTCTGTGACATATAAGGTTAATGATTTCTTTGATGAAAAAGTGGATGAAGTTTCCGGCACAGAATTTCGGGTATCTTGCATTGAACAG AGGCTAAGGACATGCCAAGAATATATTGATCATGAGGGTCTTTCCCAACAGTCATCAGTGATAGATACTCCGAAATACCACAAGCGGTACATCTTGCCAG TTGGTGAGACCATGCGCGGTGCCAACAAAACTAAATCCAAATATGAAGGTTGCAACCtggatgatgaagatgaatggCATCAATTTCGGAATG CTGTTCGTGCTACCATTAGAGAAACCCCTCCACCTACAGTCAG CAAAGGGCGTTCTCCATCTCCTTCTCCACAACCTTCCCAGCGGCCtggagttttttcttttacatctACCATGCCCAAAAAGGAATTAG AGAAGCGAACAGTTTCACCTCATCGGTTTCCACTTTTACGGTCTGGATCTCTTGCAAGTAGGCCAACGACCCCGAACAAAAGTCAGTCAACTACCCCAAACTCAAGTAGGCCTACCACTCCGAATCCTTCTAATGCAAGACGACGG TACCCTTCGGAGCCTCGTAAATCAGCTTCAATGCGATTACATGCTGAAAGGGAAAATGGAAGAGAGGTTGAACAATACCCCAGCAAAAGTAAACGCCTCCTCAAAGCCTTGCTTAGCCGGCGCAAGTCAAAGAAAGACGACATGCTATACACTTACTTGGACGAATACTGA
- the LOC117619130 gene encoding uncharacterized protein LOC117619130 produces the protein MAAVASDKADGQTQWEFSCDLEVDYESEESASIVYAALAVDKELQPDKVKRQMSVSNGKLSVHFEAVEARFLRASYSAFVDVLTLATKTIEEFGKGMEL, from the exons ATGGCTGCTGTAGCTTCTGACAAGGCAGATGGCCAAACCCAGTGGGAATTTAGCTG TGACTTGGAGGTAGATTATGAGTCTGAGGAAAGCGCTTCTATTGTCTATGCAGCATTAGCTGTTGATAAGGAG TTGCAACCAGATAAGGTGAAGAGGCAGATGTCAGTTTCTAATGGAAAGCTTTCAGT GCACTTTGAGGCTGTTGAGGCAAGATTTCTTCGAGCATCATATAGTGCATTTGTAGATGTATTGACACTTGCCACAAAAACAATTGAAGAATTCGGAAAAGGAATGGAATTGTGA
- the LOC117620372 gene encoding putative aminoacrylate hydrolase RutD, whose amino-acid sequence MPYCEVGSRQNATGHANLNNGIKIFYRTYGQGPTKVLLIIGLAGTHDSWGPQIQGLTGSVTPNDDDERRAADGCDNEAGFSGGGIEVCAFDNRGMGRSSVPTKKSEYTTKTMAKDAIALMDHLGWREAHVFGHSMGAMIACKLAAMVPDRILSLALLNVTGGGFECLPRLDRHTLSIAVRFLKAKTPEQRAAVDLDTHYSKGYLEEYVGSNTRRAILYQEYVKGISATGMQSNHGFEGQVNACWTHKMKQMEIELIRSAGFLVSVIHGRHDVIAQIYYARRLAEKLHPVARMVDLPGGHLVSHERTEEVNKALIELIKASEAKTEPHDWTNLPEKSLGWMATRMSLIGKRTDEGNCVSFMCNMFEKLHLCLLYLFGLFALAFENARRTFRSIKPARIGHSIT is encoded by the exons ATGCCGTATTGCGAGGTGGGGTCGCGGCAGAATGCCACTGGCCACGCCAACCTCAACAATGgaatcaaaattttctatagaACCTACGGTCAGGGACCGACCAAGGTCCTCCTCATCATAG GTTTGGCGGGGACTCACGATTCATGGGGCCCACAAATCCAGGGGCTGACAGGGTCCGTTACGCccaatgatgatgatgaaagaAGGGCCGCCGATGGCTGTGACAATGAGGCTGGTTTTAGTGGCGGTGGCATCGAGGTCTGTGCCTTCGATAACCGTGGTATGGGTCGGAGCTCCGTGCCCACCAAAAAATCCGAATATAC aacaaaaacaatggcAAAGGATGCAATTGCGTTGATGGATCATTTAGGCTGGAGAGAAGCCCATGTTTTCGGGCATTCCATGG GAGCTATGATAGCCTGCAAATTAGCAGCAATGGTGCCTGATAGAATTTTGTCATTGGCTTTGCTTAATGTGACTGGAGGAGGTTTTGAATGTTTACCAAGG CTCGACCGACACACATTATCAATTGCTGTCCGTTTCTTAAAGGCAAAGACTCCTGAGCAAAGGGCAGCTGTTGACTTGGACACCCACTACTCCAAG GGATATCTTGAGGAATATGTTGGATCCAACACGAGAAGGGCAATTTTATATCAA GAATATGTAAAGGGCATATCAGCAACTGGGATGCAGTCTAACCATGGTTTCGAGGGTCAAGTCAATGCATGCTGGACGCATAAGATGAAGCAAATGGAAATAGAATTGATCCGCTCTGCAGGATTTCTTGTTTCAGTCATTCATGGAAG GCATGATGTCATTGCTCAAATATATTATGCAAGGCGACTGGCAGAGAAGCTGCACCCTGTTGCTAGAATGGTAGATCTTCCTGGAGGGCATCTAGTGAGTCATGAGAGGACGGAAGAG GTCAACAAAGCTCTTATTGAGTTGATCAAGGCATCAGAAGCAAAGACAGAGCCACATGATTGGACAAATTTGCCTGAAAAAAGTTTGG GGTGGATGGCTACAAGAATGTCACTAATCGGAAAAAGAACTGATGAAGGGAACTGTGTATCTTTCATGTGCAATATGTTCGAAAAGCTACATCTTTGCCTCTTATACCTCTTTGGCCTCTTTGCATTGGCATTTGAGAATGCAAGGAGAACCTTCAGAAGTATAAAACCAGCTAGAATTGGACATTCCATCACATAG
- the LOC117620319 gene encoding uncharacterized protein LOC117620319 — MAAAEARTAWQCRANCRFVQEDVRIAPRFSSFPSSSSSKAESDSAPENAPEGIDHFTPGCMSYNPSSELAPNTKWWLNLEPNFGPHKEFTYEQLKLLEAELEDLNSGFVNKPAIISDYYQCHGVIRNQNDRKNTVDSFVEQPCKVSVTCSKNDQSKGMQELKAETGNDPQLPKKRDPGEFWYSDDHLMNLDSFNCLSSEEPKKLSSGLESQWVGTEKTEPWWRSAGKDELASLVAQKSLEHIENCDLPRPQIKHSRKGPSAFDPNSSIDQMAELGFSNMDTYTWGSFTSGHSTHESDSPSSQNNDYGTISKDEVATQNNAEDDRSKAELLEALCHSQTRARKAEEAAQQAYTEKEHIITLFLKQASQLFAYKQWLQLLQLENFCLQRNSKKEPISGLFPACFPWSPYKGRHMKKGQRRAGKRSGRPRYEISKGAVAFALGLGLAGAGLLLGWTMGWLFPTI; from the exons ATGGCGGCAGCAGAAGCACGAACTGCATGGCAGTGTAGAGCAAACTGTCGTTTTGTGCAAGAAGACGTGAGGATCGCTCCaagattttcttcttttccgtcatcatcttcatcaaaaGCAGAATCTGATAGTGCACCTGAGAATGCTCCAGAAGGGATTGATCACTTCACACCAGGTTGCATGTCTTATAACCCAAGTTCTGAACTGGCACCCAACACTAAGTGGTGGTTGAACCTGGAACCCAACTTTGGGCCTCACAAGGAATTCACGTATGAACAGCTAAAACTTCTAGAGGCTGAACTTGAAGATCTAAACTCCGGATTTGTTAATAAACCTGCCATTATTAGTGACTATTATCAGTGCCACGGGGTAATtagaaatcaaaatgatagAAAAAATACTGTTGATTCATTTGTGGAGCAGCCATGCAAGGTTTCTGTCACTTGTTCAAAAAATGACCAGAGTAAGGGAATGCAAGAACTCAAGGCAGAAACTGGTAATGATCCTCAATTGCCTAAGAAAAGGGACCCGGGGGAGTTTTGGTATTCAGATGATCATCTCATGAACTTGGATTCTTTCAACTGCTTGAGCTCTGAAGAACCCAAGAAACTGTCTTCTGGTTTGGAATCCCAGTGGGTGGGAACTGAGAAAACTGAACCATGGTGGCGCTCTGCAGGTAAAGATGAGTTGGCTTCCTTGGTTGCTCAGAAGTCACTTGAACATATTGAGAATTGTGATCTTCCACGGCCCCAGATTAAGCATAGTAGGAAGGGCCCTTCTGCTTTCGACCCTAATTCATCAATTGATCAGATGGCTGAATTGGGTTTCTCCAATATGGACACTTATACATGGGGAAGCTTTACTTCAGGTCACTCAACACATGAGTCTGACAGTCCATCAAG CCAAAACAATGATTACGGTACAATCAGCAAGGATGAGGTTGCAACCCAAAATAACGCAGAAGATGATCGAAGTAAAGCTGAGCTGTTGGAAGCTTTGTGTCATTCTCAAACGCGAGCAAGGAAAGCTGAGGAAGCAGCACAGCAAGCCTATACAGAGAAGGAGCACATTATCACACTGTTTTTGAAACAGGCATCACAACTCTTTGCCTACAAGCAGTGGCTCCAATTGCTGCAACTTGAAAACTTCTGCCTCCAGCGTAATAGTAAAAAAGAACCAATTTCCGGGCTCTTTCCAGCTTGCTTTCCATGGTCCCCATACAAAGGCAGGCACATGAAGAAGGGCCAGCGCAGGGCTGGAAAGAGAAGTGGCAGACCAAGGTACGAGATTAGCAAGGGTGCTGTTGCTTTTGCACTGGGATTGGGTCTTGCCGGTGCCGGTTTGCTCCTTGGATGGACAATGGGGTGGTTGTTTCCAACTATTTAA
- the LOC117617117 gene encoding nephrocystin-3 isoform X4 gives MAASLLLPSPFFNNCGISKGCLHHIQSGYFHKGLTFFSGCLPKKNSSIFMVPVRAFALCCYASRTFASVGSLDTDVAGRESHVSNSNNFQTSVTSFQHSSDKLDGMKDFERELQELFDEVKMMIMMGNQNDAIDLLQANYEAVKERMNAGVRGIEEAATIDIIALGYMAIGDVKFVNALLDMLNEVVDSLKDDEPLLDSVLVHMGSMYSTLGKFEKSMSAYRRAIGNMEHIYGDANEAISLYRKALQVITTSNYMALDDSIMEKMRIDLAELLHAVGRGKEGRELLEQCLMITEKYKGKEDPSSATHLINLATSHSRSKNYVEAERLLRTSLEIMGRTVGPDDQSITFPMLHLAVTLYHLKRDEEAEQLALEALHIREKAFGKDSLPVAEALDCLVSIQTRLKKDDEELLEQLTRVLSIQEREFGPEGEEVMITLKKVVFYLDKLGRKNEIFPLQKRLSALGMKFKQRIQH, from the exons ATGGCAGCTTCCCTTCTTCTCCCTTCTCCCTTTTTCAACAACTGCGG GATAAGCAAAGGGTGCTTACATCACATCCAGTCGGGCTATTTTCACAAAGGCCTCACTTTCTTCTCTGGCTGTCTCCCAAAAAAGAATTCCAGCATTTTCATGGTTCCTGTTAGAGCCTTTGCCCTCTGCTGCTATGCCTCCAGAACTTTTGCTTCTGTTGGCTCATTAGATACGGATGTGGCAGGCCGAGAAAGTCatgtttcaaattcaaataactTTCAGAC GTCAGTTACTTCTTTTCAGCATTCAAGTGACAAATTGGATGGGATgaaagattttgagagagaaCTGCAAGAGTTATTTGATGAGGTCAAAATGATGATTATGATGGGTAACCAAAATGATGCCATAGACCTACTTCAAGCCAATTATGAGGCGGTGAAGGAAAGGATGAATGCCGGTGTTAGAGGCATTGAAGAAGCTGCTACCATTGACATCATAGCTCTAGGATACATGGCTATTGGTGACGTAAAATTTGTTAATGCCCTACTGGATATG TTGAATGAAGTTGTTGACAGTCTAAAGGATGATGAACCACTTCTGGATTCCGTTCTCGTGCATATGGGAAGTATGTATTCAACTTTGGGGAAGTTTGAGAAATCAATGTCTGCATATAGGAGGGCTATTGGTAACATGGAGCACATTTATG GAGATGCAAATGAAGCCATCTCTTTATATAGAAAAGCTCTCCAGGTCATCACAACTTCCAACTATATGGCTTTAGATGACAGCATAATGGAGAAGATGAGGATAGATTTGGCAGAGTTACTTCATGCTGTTGGAAG AGGGAAGGAAGGCCGAGAGCTACTGGAGCAATGTTTGATGATCACTGAGAAATATAAAGGTAAAGAGGACCCGAGCTCAGCAACACATCTTATTAATCTTGCAACGTCCCATTCGAGGTCAAAGAATTATGTGGAGGCTGAGCGCTTGCTGAGGACAAGTTTGGAGATCATGGGAAGGACAGTGGGGCCTGATGATCAATCCATCACATTCCCAATGCTGCACCTTGCTGTTACTCTCTACCATTTAAAGCGGGATGAAGAAGCTGAACAGCTTGCCCTGGAGGCTTTGCACATCCGTGAAAAAGCATTTGGAAAAGATTCCCTTCCTGTTG CGGAGGCTCTCGACTGTTTGGTGTCAATCCAAACTAGATTGAAGAAGGATGATGAAGAGTTGCTGGAGCAGCTAACGAGGGTTTTGAGCAtccaagagagagagtttggcCCCGAGGGTGAGGAGGTTATGATAACCCTGAAAAAAGTTGTATTCTACTTAGACAAACTAGGGAGGAAAAACGAAATTTTCCCTTTGCAGAAAAGATTGTCTGCACTTGGAATGAAATTCAAGCAACGGATTCAACATTAa
- the LOC117617117 gene encoding nephrocystin-3 isoform X1: MAASLLLPSPFFNNCGISKGCLHHIQSGYFHKGLTFFSGCLPKKNSSIFMVPVRAFALCCYASRTFASVGSLDTDVAGRESHVSNSNNFQTSVTSFQHSSDKLDGMKDFERELQELFDEVKMMIMMGNQNDAIDLLQANYEAVKERMNAGVRGIEEAATIDIIALGYMAIGDVKFVNALLDMLNEVVDSLKDDEPLLDSVLVHMGSMYSTLGKFEKSMSAYRRAIGNMEHIYGKNSVFLITPILGMAKVLGSIGRTSKAVEFYHRAISLLESSRGAESEDLVIPLFGVGSLLLKEGKPVEAESPFLRIFNIYKKLYGENDGRVGLAMCSLAHVKCAVGDANEAISLYRKALQVITTSNYMALDDSIMEKMRIDLAELLHAVGRGKEGRELLEQCLMITEKYKGKEDPSSATHLINLATSHSRSKNYVEAERLLRTSLEIMGRTVGPDDQSITFPMLHLAVTLYHLKRDEEAEQLALEALHIREKAFGKDSLPVAEALDCLVSIQTRLKKDDEELLEQLTRVLSIQEREFGPEGEEVMITLKKVVFYLDKLGRKNEIFPLQKRLSALGMKFKQRIQH; this comes from the exons ATGGCAGCTTCCCTTCTTCTCCCTTCTCCCTTTTTCAACAACTGCGG GATAAGCAAAGGGTGCTTACATCACATCCAGTCGGGCTATTTTCACAAAGGCCTCACTTTCTTCTCTGGCTGTCTCCCAAAAAAGAATTCCAGCATTTTCATGGTTCCTGTTAGAGCCTTTGCCCTCTGCTGCTATGCCTCCAGAACTTTTGCTTCTGTTGGCTCATTAGATACGGATGTGGCAGGCCGAGAAAGTCatgtttcaaattcaaataactTTCAGAC GTCAGTTACTTCTTTTCAGCATTCAAGTGACAAATTGGATGGGATgaaagattttgagagagaaCTGCAAGAGTTATTTGATGAGGTCAAAATGATGATTATGATGGGTAACCAAAATGATGCCATAGACCTACTTCAAGCCAATTATGAGGCGGTGAAGGAAAGGATGAATGCCGGTGTTAGAGGCATTGAAGAAGCTGCTACCATTGACATCATAGCTCTAGGATACATGGCTATTGGTGACGTAAAATTTGTTAATGCCCTACTGGATATG TTGAATGAAGTTGTTGACAGTCTAAAGGATGATGAACCACTTCTGGATTCCGTTCTCGTGCATATGGGAAGTATGTATTCAACTTTGGGGAAGTTTGAGAAATCAATGTCTGCATATAGGAGGGCTATTGGTAACATGGAGCACATTTATG GGAAAAATAGTGTCTTTCTTATCACACCAATTTTGGGCATGGCAAAAGTTCTCGGCTCCATTGGAAGAACTTCAAAAGCAGTAGAATTCTACCATCGTGCAATAAGTCTTCTAGAATCAAGTAGAGGTGCTGAAAGTGAGGATTTGGTCATACCTTTATTTGGTGTTGGCAGTCTTTTACTCAAAGAAGGAAAGCCTGTTGAGGCAGAAAGTCCTTTTCTAAG aatttttaacatatacaAGAAGTTATACGGAGAGAATGATGGAAGAGTTGGATTGGCCATGTGTTCTCTGGCACACGTGAAGTGTGCAGTGG GAGATGCAAATGAAGCCATCTCTTTATATAGAAAAGCTCTCCAGGTCATCACAACTTCCAACTATATGGCTTTAGATGACAGCATAATGGAGAAGATGAGGATAGATTTGGCAGAGTTACTTCATGCTGTTGGAAG AGGGAAGGAAGGCCGAGAGCTACTGGAGCAATGTTTGATGATCACTGAGAAATATAAAGGTAAAGAGGACCCGAGCTCAGCAACACATCTTATTAATCTTGCAACGTCCCATTCGAGGTCAAAGAATTATGTGGAGGCTGAGCGCTTGCTGAGGACAAGTTTGGAGATCATGGGAAGGACAGTGGGGCCTGATGATCAATCCATCACATTCCCAATGCTGCACCTTGCTGTTACTCTCTACCATTTAAAGCGGGATGAAGAAGCTGAACAGCTTGCCCTGGAGGCTTTGCACATCCGTGAAAAAGCATTTGGAAAAGATTCCCTTCCTGTTG CGGAGGCTCTCGACTGTTTGGTGTCAATCCAAACTAGATTGAAGAAGGATGATGAAGAGTTGCTGGAGCAGCTAACGAGGGTTTTGAGCAtccaagagagagagtttggcCCCGAGGGTGAGGAGGTTATGATAACCCTGAAAAAAGTTGTATTCTACTTAGACAAACTAGGGAGGAAAAACGAAATTTTCCCTTTGCAGAAAAGATTGTCTGCACTTGGAATGAAATTCAAGCAACGGATTCAACATTAa
- the LOC117617117 gene encoding nephrocystin-3 isoform X3 — translation MKDFERELQELFDEVKMMIMMGNQNDAIDLLQANYEAVKERMNAGVRGIEEAATIDIIALGYMAIGDVKFVNALLDMLNEVVDSLKDDEPLLDSVLVHMGSMYSTLGKFEKSMSAYRRAIGNMEHIYGKNSVFLITPILGMAKVLGSIGRTSKAVEFYHRAISLLESSRGAESEDLVIPLFGVGSLLLKEGKPVEAESPFLRIFNIYKKLYGENDGRVGLAMCSLAHVKCAVGDANEAISLYRKALQVITTSNYMALDDSIMEKMRIDLAELLHAVGRGKEGRELLEQCLMITEKYKGKEDPSSATHLINLATSHSRSKNYVEAERLLRTSLEIMGRTVGPDDQSITFPMLHLAVTLYHLKRDEEAEQLALEALHIREKAFGKDSLPVAEALDCLVSIQTRLKKDDEELLEQLTRVLSIQEREFGPEGEEVMITLKKVVFYLDKLGRKNEIFPLQKRLSALGMKFKQRIQH, via the exons ATgaaagattttgagagagaaCTGCAAGAGTTATTTGATGAGGTCAAAATGATGATTATGATGGGTAACCAAAATGATGCCATAGACCTACTTCAAGCCAATTATGAGGCGGTGAAGGAAAGGATGAATGCCGGTGTTAGAGGCATTGAAGAAGCTGCTACCATTGACATCATAGCTCTAGGATACATGGCTATTGGTGACGTAAAATTTGTTAATGCCCTACTGGATATG TTGAATGAAGTTGTTGACAGTCTAAAGGATGATGAACCACTTCTGGATTCCGTTCTCGTGCATATGGGAAGTATGTATTCAACTTTGGGGAAGTTTGAGAAATCAATGTCTGCATATAGGAGGGCTATTGGTAACATGGAGCACATTTATG GGAAAAATAGTGTCTTTCTTATCACACCAATTTTGGGCATGGCAAAAGTTCTCGGCTCCATTGGAAGAACTTCAAAAGCAGTAGAATTCTACCATCGTGCAATAAGTCTTCTAGAATCAAGTAGAGGTGCTGAAAGTGAGGATTTGGTCATACCTTTATTTGGTGTTGGCAGTCTTTTACTCAAAGAAGGAAAGCCTGTTGAGGCAGAAAGTCCTTTTCTAAG aatttttaacatatacaAGAAGTTATACGGAGAGAATGATGGAAGAGTTGGATTGGCCATGTGTTCTCTGGCACACGTGAAGTGTGCAGTGG GAGATGCAAATGAAGCCATCTCTTTATATAGAAAAGCTCTCCAGGTCATCACAACTTCCAACTATATGGCTTTAGATGACAGCATAATGGAGAAGATGAGGATAGATTTGGCAGAGTTACTTCATGCTGTTGGAAG AGGGAAGGAAGGCCGAGAGCTACTGGAGCAATGTTTGATGATCACTGAGAAATATAAAGGTAAAGAGGACCCGAGCTCAGCAACACATCTTATTAATCTTGCAACGTCCCATTCGAGGTCAAAGAATTATGTGGAGGCTGAGCGCTTGCTGAGGACAAGTTTGGAGATCATGGGAAGGACAGTGGGGCCTGATGATCAATCCATCACATTCCCAATGCTGCACCTTGCTGTTACTCTCTACCATTTAAAGCGGGATGAAGAAGCTGAACAGCTTGCCCTGGAGGCTTTGCACATCCGTGAAAAAGCATTTGGAAAAGATTCCCTTCCTGTTG CGGAGGCTCTCGACTGTTTGGTGTCAATCCAAACTAGATTGAAGAAGGATGATGAAGAGTTGCTGGAGCAGCTAACGAGGGTTTTGAGCAtccaagagagagagtttggcCCCGAGGGTGAGGAGGTTATGATAACCCTGAAAAAAGTTGTATTCTACTTAGACAAACTAGGGAGGAAAAACGAAATTTTCCCTTTGCAGAAAAGATTGTCTGCACTTGGAATGAAATTCAAGCAACGGATTCAACATTAa
- the LOC117617117 gene encoding nephrocystin-3 isoform X2, whose product MAASLLLPSPFFNNCGSVTSFQHSSDKLDGMKDFERELQELFDEVKMMIMMGNQNDAIDLLQANYEAVKERMNAGVRGIEEAATIDIIALGYMAIGDVKFVNALLDMLNEVVDSLKDDEPLLDSVLVHMGSMYSTLGKFEKSMSAYRRAIGNMEHIYGKNSVFLITPILGMAKVLGSIGRTSKAVEFYHRAISLLESSRGAESEDLVIPLFGVGSLLLKEGKPVEAESPFLRIFNIYKKLYGENDGRVGLAMCSLAHVKCAVGDANEAISLYRKALQVITTSNYMALDDSIMEKMRIDLAELLHAVGRGKEGRELLEQCLMITEKYKGKEDPSSATHLINLATSHSRSKNYVEAERLLRTSLEIMGRTVGPDDQSITFPMLHLAVTLYHLKRDEEAEQLALEALHIREKAFGKDSLPVAEALDCLVSIQTRLKKDDEELLEQLTRVLSIQEREFGPEGEEVMITLKKVVFYLDKLGRKNEIFPLQKRLSALGMKFKQRIQH is encoded by the exons ATGGCAGCTTCCCTTCTTCTCCCTTCTCCCTTTTTCAACAACTGCGG GTCAGTTACTTCTTTTCAGCATTCAAGTGACAAATTGGATGGGATgaaagattttgagagagaaCTGCAAGAGTTATTTGATGAGGTCAAAATGATGATTATGATGGGTAACCAAAATGATGCCATAGACCTACTTCAAGCCAATTATGAGGCGGTGAAGGAAAGGATGAATGCCGGTGTTAGAGGCATTGAAGAAGCTGCTACCATTGACATCATAGCTCTAGGATACATGGCTATTGGTGACGTAAAATTTGTTAATGCCCTACTGGATATG TTGAATGAAGTTGTTGACAGTCTAAAGGATGATGAACCACTTCTGGATTCCGTTCTCGTGCATATGGGAAGTATGTATTCAACTTTGGGGAAGTTTGAGAAATCAATGTCTGCATATAGGAGGGCTATTGGTAACATGGAGCACATTTATG GGAAAAATAGTGTCTTTCTTATCACACCAATTTTGGGCATGGCAAAAGTTCTCGGCTCCATTGGAAGAACTTCAAAAGCAGTAGAATTCTACCATCGTGCAATAAGTCTTCTAGAATCAAGTAGAGGTGCTGAAAGTGAGGATTTGGTCATACCTTTATTTGGTGTTGGCAGTCTTTTACTCAAAGAAGGAAAGCCTGTTGAGGCAGAAAGTCCTTTTCTAAG aatttttaacatatacaAGAAGTTATACGGAGAGAATGATGGAAGAGTTGGATTGGCCATGTGTTCTCTGGCACACGTGAAGTGTGCAGTGG GAGATGCAAATGAAGCCATCTCTTTATATAGAAAAGCTCTCCAGGTCATCACAACTTCCAACTATATGGCTTTAGATGACAGCATAATGGAGAAGATGAGGATAGATTTGGCAGAGTTACTTCATGCTGTTGGAAG AGGGAAGGAAGGCCGAGAGCTACTGGAGCAATGTTTGATGATCACTGAGAAATATAAAGGTAAAGAGGACCCGAGCTCAGCAACACATCTTATTAATCTTGCAACGTCCCATTCGAGGTCAAAGAATTATGTGGAGGCTGAGCGCTTGCTGAGGACAAGTTTGGAGATCATGGGAAGGACAGTGGGGCCTGATGATCAATCCATCACATTCCCAATGCTGCACCTTGCTGTTACTCTCTACCATTTAAAGCGGGATGAAGAAGCTGAACAGCTTGCCCTGGAGGCTTTGCACATCCGTGAAAAAGCATTTGGAAAAGATTCCCTTCCTGTTG CGGAGGCTCTCGACTGTTTGGTGTCAATCCAAACTAGATTGAAGAAGGATGATGAAGAGTTGCTGGAGCAGCTAACGAGGGTTTTGAGCAtccaagagagagagtttggcCCCGAGGGTGAGGAGGTTATGATAACCCTGAAAAAAGTTGTATTCTACTTAGACAAACTAGGGAGGAAAAACGAAATTTTCCCTTTGCAGAAAAGATTGTCTGCACTTGGAATGAAATTCAAGCAACGGATTCAACATTAa